Below is a genomic region from Blochmannia endosymbiont of Camponotus modoc.
CAGTAATTCTATTATTTAATACTCAACACAAAGCACATTAATCAATACGGATATCTAATAATTTTAAATTTTAATCAAACACATCAACATAAATCATGTCATTAACCCCCAATAAATACCCCCTGCTAATAAAAATCGATATATAGCAAAAGGAATTAAAGAAACATTTTGAACTATTTTCAAAAAATATCTTACAGTAAATAATGCTATAAAAAATGCTATGGCACTACCCACTATCAACAACAAAGCATCCATGAGACCAATACAAGATCTATAATGATATAAGGTTAATACCGCAGAACCAAATATAATAGGCACCGCTAAAAAAAATGAAAACTCTGATGATATACGCCGATTCAGCCCAACTACTAATCCGCCTCCGATAGTAGCACCAGCACGAGAAAATCCCGGCCAAAAAGATAAACATTGAAAACACCCAATTAAAAAAGCTTGCAAATAAGTTATATTATTGATATGTGATACACGTGGTTCTTTAGTAGATACACATAATTCTCCAACTAATAAAAAAATTCCTCCAATTATCAATCCATACATAATATATGTTAACTCAAAAATCAATCCAATTTTTTCGTAAAAAATCATACCTAGCATTATTCCGGGAAACGTCCCTAAAAATATATGCCGAATACATAAATGATTACTATCATCATCATGTTGTTTAAAAAATATTTTTTTTGTACAAATCATACTCATACCATATAATTGATTCCAAAAAATTTTTGTTATAGACAAAATAGCACCTAATTGAATAATCACAGTAAAAGCTATGACCGAATCATCCATGCAATTTAAAATATTTTCTACTAATATCATATGCCCTGTTGAAGAAATAGGAAGAAATTCTGTTAAACCTTCTACTATCCCCAAAATCAGTGAAACAGCTAATCTACGTACATCTAATATTAATGATCCAAAATCAATAACATAAACTATAATATTTAACGTAATATAAATCATTGACATATGCACTGCCACGTTATTACATTGATATGTAAGAATAATTATACTTATTTAAAAATTTTCTTATTTTACAGATACATCCATATACTTCTCAACAAACTAACTCTTTTTTTAAAGACTTGAGAAGCGTTTTATTCTTTCGTTCAACACATATACCAACATTACAAGCATTATGAATTGCACCAGGTTTATTCACTTTTACACGAACCCAGTAAATACAAAATTTTTTTATTAATGTGTTTGCTATTAAATTAGCAACATCTTCTATTAAGTAAAAATGTTTCTGGCTCACTAAACTAAGTATGACTTGATTTACATGAGTATAATCGATATAAGACACTATACTTTGATGATCTGCAAAAAATTCAGTATCACATGACAATTGCAAATCGAAAATTAATTTTTGCAAACAATTTTTTTCCCAATCATTTATACCGATATACGCCATTACTGTTAGTCGCTCGATAAATAAGATATCCATCATATATTATATTTTTAATTACATAAAAAATTATTTATTTAAATGATATTGACTGTTTAATATACACACATATACATATAAAATATATGTAATAATTGCTATTTAATCTCAATAAATTAATTATTATGATTTTTTTTTCTATTCTAATAACGATATTTGCTTATTTTTTAGGGTCAATATCTAGCGCTATTTTAATATGCAAAATATTGCGTTTTCCAGACCCAAGAAATTTTGGCTCTAAAAATCCCGGTGCTACCAATATTTTACGTATCGCAGGGCTTAAAATTGCAATTAGTGTGATTTTGTTTGATATATTAAAAGGAGCAATTCCAATGTGGTTAGGATATCATTTGAAAATTTCACCTATTTTTTTAGGAACTACGGCTATTTTTTCCTGTATGGGACACATGTATCCCATATTTTTTAAATTTTATGGAGGAAAAGGTGTAGCTACCGCATTTGGAGTACTTACAACCATAGACCTTAATCTTTCTATAGTCATGATCAGTTCCTGGGCATTGACTGTGCTATCTTTTGGATATTCCTCACTGGGAGCCATCGTTACTGCGTTCATTATACCTTGTTATGCTTGGTATTTTCAATCTCAATATTTACTCCCAATAATCATAATATCTTCTTTAGTTGTAATAAAGCATGCATCTAATATTAAACGATTATGGCATCACAAAGAAACCCGTATTTGGCGTAATTAACATAAAAATATTACTAATACGTAAATTATAATAATTGCTTTATTCGTGGAAGATCTTCTAATGACCAGCGTGGTCTTACTAAAATTGATAAATCACTAAATAATCCAGCCTTTAATCTAATTAATCCAGCGTAAGCCACCATTGCGCCATTATCTGTACAAAACTCCGGTCTAGGATAAAACAAGCTTCCTTGTAAGGTATACATCATCTTCAAAAGATACGATCTTAACGCGTGGTTAGCGCTAACACCTCCAGATATCACTAAACATTTTAATCCGGTTTGATTCAAGGCACGGCGACATTTGATTGCTAATGTTTCAATAATTGCATCTTCAAACGCACGTGCAATATCAGCACAAGTTTGAGCATCATGAGAATTTGACATAATAGTATTTACAGTAAAAGTTTTTAAACCAGAAAAACTAAAATTCAAACCGGGGCGATCAGTCATAGGACGAGGAAATACATAACGCTTCGAAATACCCTGTTGAGCCATTTTTGATAATAAAGCTCCTCCAGGATATTTTAATCCTAATAATATAGCAATCTTATCAAACACTTCTCCAACAGCATCATCAATAGATTCTCCTAATATTTTATATTCCCCTATATTGCTTGCAGACACAAGTTGAGTGTGTCCGCCGGATACTAATAATGCTATAAATGGAAAAGTAGGAACTTTTTTTTCTAACATTGGCGCTAATAAATGAGCTTCCATATGATGAATATCGATAGCGGGTATTTTCCAAGCATACGCAAGTGTTCTCCCAACAGTTGCTCCGACCAATAAGGCACCCATCAATCCAGGTCCAGCAGTGTATGCTATTCCATCGATATTTTTTGGCTCTAAACGAGCTCGATCTAGTGTACATAAAATTAAAGGAACTATTTTTCGTACATGATCACGAGCAGCTAATTCAGGAACAACCCCGCCATAATTAGCATGCAATTCATTTTGACTATATACTTCATTAACTAATAATCCCTTATGTTGATCATAAATTGCTACACCTGTTTCATCACATGAAGTTTCAATACCTAAAACACGCATATAATACCCCATATTTGATTAACAATTACAAAATACTCACACTATTTATATTTCATGTCATAATATTTAATGTTATATTACAAAATAGCGGAAATATAGTTATTTATATAAAATAAGTAACAATAATCCTTAAATCAAAATATTAAATAATAGAGACAGATATATGCCAATAATTAAAGTGCGTGAAAATGAATCATTTGATGTAGCGTTGCGTCGTTTTAAAAGATCTTGTGAAAAATCAGGAATTTTATCTGAAGTACGTCGTAGAGAATTTTATGAAAAACCAACTACAGAACGTAAACGAGCCAAAGCATCGGCTATCAAACGTCATATAAAAAAACTATCTCGAGAAAATTTAAGACGTATTCGCTTGTATTAAATAAGATTGTGGTTTTTCATGTGCAGAAATTAAACAATAAAAACTTATTTTTCTAATTATAAAATACTAAAGCGCATTTAGTGATATACATGACATTCAATCATCCATGATGATAATAATCATATTGTCTGTTCTCAATAACATGAGCTAAGGAGAGACAATTACCCGAATCCCAAATACAGTAATTAATGAATTAATATCGCGTACTAATATTGTTGATTTAATTAGTCAACGCGTTCCTTTAAAAAGACAAGGAAAGAATTTTTTAGCCTGTTGTCCATTTCATACTGAAAAAAATCCATCATTTACTGTTAATATCGAAAAACAGTTCTATTATTGCTTCAGCTGTGGATCACATGGAAATGTAATAGATTTTTTGATGTATTATGATCGACTTACATTTATTGAAGCTATCAAAGAACTATCGATCATGCACGGAATCTCAATAGAAAAAAATCCAAACGTTTGTCAACAAAATAACTATCTAAAAAATAACTTATATCAGTTAATGAATAAATTATGCGCATACTATAAAAATATCTTAACCCAAAAAAAATATTTATACGCCTACAAATATTTGAAAAATCGTGGATTAAATACCAAAACTATTGATGATTTCAATATTGGATTTGCTCCGCCCAGATGGAATAATATAATACAAAAATTTAGTCTTACATTGTACGATCAAAAACTACTTGACCAATCAGGCATGTTAATTAGTAATAATACAAAAAAATATAAATATGACCGCTTTCGTGACCGATTGATGTTTCCTATACGAGATATAGCCGGAAGAATTGTGGCATTCGGAGGTCGTGTTATTACTCAAAAAAAAATACCCAAATATTTAAATTCACCAGATACCGAAATTTTTAAAAAAAGTCAACATTTATATGGCTTATACGAAGCGCGTATGAAACACAAAAATCTCTCTTGCATACTTTTAGTAGAAGGTTATATTGATGTTATTACGTTAACGCAATTTGGCATTAATTATGCAGTTGCTGCTTTAGGAACTTCTACTACTGATAATCATATTCGATTGTTGTATAGTATTACTGATCAAATCATTTGTTGTTACGATGGCGATTATGCTGGTAAAAAAGCTGCTTGGCGTACATTAAATACTGCCCTACCGTATCTTACTGATGAACGTCAAATACATTTCGCATTTTTGCCTCATGGAGAAGATCCAGATACATTAATACGTAAAATAGGAAAGGACAACTTTTTAAAAAAATTAACTCAAACACAAGATTTATCAAATTTTTTATTTGAAACATTATCAAAA
It encodes:
- a CDS encoding undecaprenyl-diphosphate phosphatase codes for the protein MSMIYITLNIIVYVIDFGSLILDVRRLAVSLILGIVEGLTEFLPISSTGHMILVENILNCMDDSVIAFTVIIQLGAILSITKIFWNQLYGMSMICTKKIFFKQHDDDSNHLCIRHIFLGTFPGIMLGMIFYEKIGLIFELTYIMYGLIIGGIFLLVGELCVSTKEPRVSHINNITYLQAFLIGCFQCLSFWPGFSRAGATIGGGLVVGLNRRISSEFSFFLAVPIIFGSAVLTLYHYRSCIGLMDALLLIVGSAIAFFIALFTVRYFLKIVQNVSLIPFAIYRFLLAGGIYWGLMT
- the folB gene encoding dihydroneopterin aldolase produces the protein MMDILFIERLTVMAYIGINDWEKNCLQKLIFDLQLSCDTEFFADHQSIVSYIDYTHVNQVILSLVSQKHFYLIEDVANLIANTLIKKFCIYWVRVKVNKPGAIHNACNVGICVERKNKTLLKSLKKELVC
- the plsY gene encoding glycerol-3-phosphate 1-O-acyltransferase PlsY — its product is MIFFSILITIFAYFLGSISSAILICKILRFPDPRNFGSKNPGATNILRIAGLKIAISVILFDILKGAIPMWLGYHLKISPIFLGTTAIFSCMGHMYPIFFKFYGGKGVATAFGVLTTIDLNLSIVMISSWALTVLSFGYSSLGAIVTAFIIPCYAWYFQSQYLLPIIIISSLVVIKHASNIKRLWHHKETRIWRN
- the tsaD gene encoding tRNA (adenosine(37)-N6)-threonylcarbamoyltransferase complex transferase subunit TsaD gives rise to the protein MRVLGIETSCDETGVAIYDQHKGLLVNEVYSQNELHANYGGVVPELAARDHVRKIVPLILCTLDRARLEPKNIDGIAYTAGPGLMGALLVGATVGRTLAYAWKIPAIDIHHMEAHLLAPMLEKKVPTFPFIALLVSGGHTQLVSASNIGEYKILGESIDDAVGEVFDKIAILLGLKYPGGALLSKMAQQGISKRYVFPRPMTDRPGLNFSFSGLKTFTVNTIMSNSHDAQTCADIARAFEDAIIETLAIKCRRALNQTGLKCLVISGGVSANHALRSYLLKMMYTLQGSLFYPRPEFCTDNGAMVAYAGLIRLKAGLFSDLSILVRPRWSLEDLPRIKQLL
- the rpsU gene encoding 30S ribosomal protein S21; the encoded protein is MPIIKVRENESFDVALRRFKRSCEKSGILSEVRRREFYEKPTTERKRAKASAIKRHIKKLSRENLRRIRLY
- the dnaG gene encoding DNA primase, which produces MTRIPNTVINELISRTNIVDLISQRVPLKRQGKNFLACCPFHTEKNPSFTVNIEKQFYYCFSCGSHGNVIDFLMYYDRLTFIEAIKELSIMHGISIEKNPNVCQQNNYLKNNLYQLMNKLCAYYKNILTQKKYLYAYKYLKNRGLNTKTIDDFNIGFAPPRWNNIIQKFSLTLYDQKLLDQSGMLISNNTKKYKYDRFRDRLMFPIRDIAGRIVAFGGRVITQKKIPKYLNSPDTEIFKKSQHLYGLYEARMKHKNLSCILLVEGYIDVITLTQFGINYAVAALGTSTTDNHIRLLYSITDQIICCYDGDYAGKKAAWRTLNTALPYLTDERQIHFAFLPHGEDPDTLIRKIGKDNFLKKLTQTQDLSNFLFETLSKKTNLQTLSGRVKLSSLILPILKKIPGKTLKLCLLQQLGNKIGILDDNKLNQLLTSKPITYANKINRCYINNRIERVLVGLLIQNPRLSKLVPSVQGLEQLKQDDIVMFIDLIQLCKIYPISTSAQLLEHYRGNKFFSKLESLAYWNHLITNDMIETTFIDALTKLYNLTLEKRQELLITRDRTSGLTTQERQELWLLNQTLSKH